One region of Triticum aestivum cultivar Chinese Spring chromosome 6B, IWGSC CS RefSeq v2.1, whole genome shotgun sequence genomic DNA includes:
- the LOC123134298 gene encoding non-specific lipid transfer protein GPI-anchored 20, whose protein sequence is MGFSPSGSPILRGGARSAKLLLVVACPELLLPESGSCTVDVLLELGPLVGFCYKREEAMSAKYLQALERRGDWRCTGVDCVCLILSRNVPFGLPISHTLAICFPKVCKSLSVQLMCRDTATQIPAPRKLPSGSLST, encoded by the exons ATGGGATTTTCCCCCTCCGGCTCTCCGATCTTGAGAGGTGGTGCTCGATCTGCGAAGCTGCTACTGGTGGTCGCCTGCCCGGAGCTGCTGCTGCCTGAATCTGGTAGCTGCACTGTAGATGTTCTTCTTGAGCTGGGACCGCTTGTTGGTTTCTGCTACAAGAGGGAGGAGGCGATGTCGGCCAAGTACCTGCAGGCGTTGGAGAGGAGAGGCGACTGGAGATGCACTGGCGTCGACTGCGTGTGTCTCATCCTCAGCAGAAACGTGCCCTTCGGCCTCCCCATCAGCCACACCCTCGCCATTTGCTTCCCCAAGGTCTGCAAGTCCCTCTCCGTCCAGCTCATGTGCAGAG ATACAGCAACGCAAATCCCAGCTCCACGTAAATTACCCTCAGGCTCCCTCTCTACGTAA